A section of the Pseudorasbora parva isolate DD20220531a chromosome 2, ASM2467924v1, whole genome shotgun sequence genome encodes:
- the ppan gene encoding suppressor of SWI4 1 homolog → MGKTKTKNQKKAREATSRVAEESYSTVPHTFVFHRGQVGKNVGQLVLDMRRVMEPFTARSLKVRKKNVLKDFVAVAGPLGITHFSIFTKTENSVNMRLARLPKGPTLYFRVAKYTLIKDVVSSLKRHRMHEQQFTHHPLLVLNNFGIEGMHIKLMATMFQNMFPSINVHKLNLNCIKRCVLLNYDPVSQEVEFRHYSLKVVPVGMSRGVKKLMQEKFPNMNKLEDISELLMKGVNLSESEAEQDGDHNITELPQVYSGRGNMASQQSAVRLTEIGPRMTLQLVKILEGMGEGNVLHHSIISRTEEELQEMLKRKEARLKEKEERKRKQEENVALKKEKRDQNKKRSLEGIKRKWQQEGQVSDDEVEDPGNQEDKPPAEESEDEADYYREAVGEEPDEDMFPGAKRKRGHGNSLKPFKKRKLSPGKGPPQDKKSFKSSDRGKKPGGQRFGDRKAVEGRNRFRKSEGGKTFGKRGGKANRFAGQKKGETGKKYGGQKTFKGRAGMKRQKGAGGKKDFKHKKGKS, encoded by the exons atggggaaAACAAAG ACTAAGAACCAGAAGAAAGCCCGTGAGGCAACCAGCCGTGTGGCGGAGGAGTCTTACTCCACTGTGCCGCACACCTTCGTGTTCCACCGTGGACAGGTCGGCAAGAATGTCGGTCAGCTGGTGCTGGACATGAGACGAGTCATGGAGCCTTTCACTGCCCGATCTTTAAAG GTGCGGAAGAAAAACGTCTTGAAAGATTTCGTTGCTGTGGCTGGACCTTTAGGAATCACGCACTTCTCAATATTTACCAAAACAGAAAATAGTGTAAACATG AGGCTTGCACGGCTTCCCAAAGGTCCAACGTTATATTTCCGTGTTGCAAAG TACACACTCATCAAAGATGTAGTTTCATCTTTAAAGAGGCACAGGATGCATGAACAGCAGTTTACCCATCATCCTTTGTTAGTGCTGAATAATTTTGGCATAGAGGGCATGCATATCAAGCTGATGGCCACCATGTTCCAGAACATGTTTCCCTCAATCAATGTGCACAAG CTCAACCTCAACTGCATAAAGAGATGTGTGCTGTTAAATTATGACCCGGTGTCTCAGGAGGTAGAGTTTCGTCATTA TAGCCTGAAGGTGGTGCCCGTGGGCATGAGTCGTGGGGTGAAGAAGCTCATGCAGGAGAAGTTCCCCAACATGAACAAGCTTGAAGACATCAGTGAGCTCCTCATGAA AGGTGTCAACCTTTCTGAGAGCGAGGCAGAGCAGGACGGAGATCACAACATCACGGAGCTTCCTCAGGTGTACTCGGGTCGTGGGAATATGGCCTCCCAACAGAGTGCTGTTCGGTTAACTGAG ATTGGCCCCAGAATGACTTTGCAGCTGGTAAAGATATTAGAAGGCATGGGAGAAGGAAACGTGCTTCATCATTCCATCA TCTCAAGAacagaggaagagcttcaggAGATGCTAAAGAGGAAGGAAGCTCGTCTGAAAGAGAAAGAAGAGCGGAAGAGAAAACAAGAAGAGAACGTTgctctaaaaaaagaaaaacgtgaTCAGAACAA GAAAAGAAGCTTAGAGGGCATCAAGAGAAAGTGGCAGCAGGAAGGGCAGGTGTCAGATGATGAAGTGGAGGATCCTGGGAACCAGGAGGACAAGCCTCCAGCTGAGGAGTCTGAAGACGAAGCAGATTATTACAGAGAGGCTGTAGGGGAAGAACCAGATGAAG ACATGTTTCCTGGCGCAAAAAGGAAGCGTGGCCACGGAAATTCACTGAAACCCTTTAAAAAGAGGAAGCTGTCACCAGGGAAGGGCCCTCCCCAAGACAAGAAGAGTTTTAAGTCATCTGACAGGGGGAAGAAACCTGGGGGTCAGCGGTTTGGGGATAGAAAAGCGGTAGAGGGAAGAAACCGCTTTAGGAAGAGTGAAGGAGGCAAGACGTTTGGCAAAAGGGGGGGAAAGGCCAATAGATTTGCAGGGCAGAAAAAAGGAGAAACCGGTAAGAAGTACGGTGGACAGAAAACGTTTAAAGGACGTGCTGGTATGAAACGGCAGAAAGGCGCTGGAGGAAAAAAGGACTTCAAGCACAAAAAAGGAAAAAgttga